CGAGGTCCGGCGCCAGGCCGCTGGCTTCGAGCGCCAGTTGGTGACTCGGGAAGAGATGATAGCCCTTCATCACCTGCTGATCGATCTCCTGGGCAACTGTTTCGGGGCTGTCGAAATCCGCCGCCAGTGGCGTACCGAAGGTCAGCTTGATTCGTCCCTTGGCGCCGGTGATCCCGGCGACGATAGAGCGAATGTCCTCGAATTCGATCTTCTGGTAAGCGCCCTCGGTATGCATGGCATAGAGCTCACGGGCCTTCTGCAGGTCGCAGGGGTCATATTCGTAGCTGATCGACACCGGCACCATGTGCAGCTCGCGGATGATATCGCCAAGCTTTGCCTGCTTGTTGGCCTGGCGCCCTGACATGGTCAGCATCTTGATAATCGCCGGGTCGGCGCGGTCGATGCCGTCTTTGGCGCGGCCTTCGCGCTGTGCCATCCAGATCGAATGGTTATCCTCGCCAATCGAGTGGCGGATATAGCCTGACAGTAGCTGATAAGCCGCCAGCATGGCGCGCTTGCCCTTGGCTGAGCGCGGCACGATGAAGCTCTTGTTGAGGCGCATCAGATCCGACACATAGGGCTTCTGCAGCAGGTTGTCACCGATGGCGATGCGCACCGTGCTGCGGCCAGCCTGATAGAGCGCGTAGTTGACGAAGGCCGGGTCGAGGGCGATATCGCGATGATTGCCGATAAACAGATAGGCCTGGTCATGCTCCAGACGATCGAGGCCTTCCACCTCGAAAGTGTCGGTCGTGGTACGGATCATGCGCTGCATGTAGCTGGCGATGCGCATCTGGAAGTCATAAACGCTATTCACCCCGCGCATCTCGCGGCGGATGGCGAAGCTGGCGATGGTACGCGCCAAGCGTGGCGTTAGCCGAGCGAGCCTTGGCAGCTTGAACTGGGTCAGGGCA
Above is a window of Halomonas sp. I5-271120 DNA encoding:
- a CDS encoding 1-acyl-sn-glycerol-3-phosphate acyltransferase, with protein sequence MTTDSATTNDPFADIRPYQDNEVAEVIVRLANNAELLDALTQFKLPRLARLTPRLARTIASFAIRREMRGVNSVYDFQMRIASYMQRMIRTTTDTFEVEGLDRLEHDQAYLFIGNHRDIALDPAFVNYALYQAGRSTVRIAIGDNLLQKPYVSDLMRLNKSFIVPRSAKGKRAMLAAYQLLSGYIRHSIGEDNHSIWMAQREGRAKDGIDRADPAIIKMLTMSGRQANKQAKLGDIIRELHMVPVSISYEYDPCDLQKARELYAMHTEGAYQKIEFEDIRSIVAGITGAKGRIKLTFGTPLAADFDSPETVAQEIDQQVMKGYHLFPSHQLALEASGLAPDLVDLTEVTDMDRQRFHARLAEVPTHLRDWWLAQYANPVLNRAGRL